TCGAACAGCGCGGCCTCGTCGGCCGGCGCGTCCACGAGGGCGACGACGCGCGCCCCGGAGCGGGCGAGGAACTGCTTGGCCAGCGCGCTGAGGTCGGTCGCCGCGAGCAGGACGAACGTCCGCTCGTCCGCGTCTTGCGCGGCGTTCTCCTCGGAGGCGGTCCGCGGCGCGGCGTCGGCGATCGCGGCCGGCGCCGCGGGCGCGGCCGTTGCGGCGAGCGCGCGGCGCCGCAGATCGTTCGGATCGACGAGCCCCGCGTCCGCGAGCAGCGCGGCGCGGCGCGCTTCGAGCGCCGCGAGGGCCGCCCAACGTTCGCGCTCGGCGGCGTCGAACGCGGCGCCGAGCCGCGCGGCGAGCCGCGGGCCGGCGTCGGCGAAGCGCAGCCCCTCCGCGGCGAGCCCGGATGCGGCCGCGGCGAGGTCGTCGGCCTCGGCGAGGCGCGCGGCGAGGCCGCTTCCGCCGCGCGGGAAGACCTTCTTTGCGGCTGCGTCCGACTCGGCGGACAGCGCCGCGGCCCAGGCCAGCAGTCCGGCGAGGTCGTCCGCGGCGTCGGCGGCGGGCGGGACGAACAGTTCCGGCAGCGCCCCGGGGGTGACGACGCGCGGCGGCGCGAGCGCCAGCGGGGCGGTTCGCGCGGCGAGGGCCAGCAGTTCGAGCAGCCGCCGCCCTCCGCGGCGGCCGGGCGCGACGACGACGACGCGCGAGAGGTCGAGCGCGCCGCCCTCCGCGAACGCCCCTTCGAACCACTTCGCCGCCGCCGCGAGGCACGCCTCGCCGCGGCCCAGGAACACCCGCTCGACGTTCATCGATCGCCCCCGGCGCGGCCGGACCCGCCGCGCCCGAGGCCATGATAGACGAAGGACCGGCACGCACCGTGCCGGTCCGGCCGTCTCTCTCCCGGCGGAGAGGTCAGCGCTTCATCAGCGAGACGGAGACGGAGAAGCAGCGGTCCTTCATGTGGACCACCGAGATCTCCTCCAGCTCGAAGTCCACCGAGACGGTCGTGAAGCCGCGCGAGTAGTAGAGGTCGTAGCTCGCGCCCATCACGACGGTCGGGCAGGAGAGGTTGGTGAAGCCGAACTCGTTCTCGGCGCAGAGCGACTTGATCCCGCCGGCGATCATGTTCCCGAACTCGGCGATCGCGTCGAGCGTCTCCTCGTCGAACTCGCTCTGCTCCTCGCCCAGCAGCTTGCCGGCGAGG
This genomic interval from bacterium contains the following:
- a CDS encoding chemotaxis protein CheX, producing MSDANDFLGLQVNPVLLEAVSGGTKIGLEMAGVVPQPVGASKFPKSNRRISVLVGLLGSHTGTMNFNLSERAALLLAGKLLGEEQSEFDEETLDAIAEFGNMIAGGIKSLCAENEFGFTNLSCPTVVMGASYDLYYSRGFTTVSVDFELEEISVVHMKDRCFSVSVSLMKR